From the Burkholderia glumae LMG 2196 = ATCC 33617 genome, one window contains:
- a CDS encoding zinc-finger domain-containing protein, protein MSEIKERPLVELSAKDLPAYCPNPAMARWSAHPRVFIDVTHGEARCPYCGTRYKLRDGEVVHGH, encoded by the coding sequence ATGAGTGAAATCAAGGAACGACCGCTCGTCGAACTGTCGGCAAAGGATCTGCCGGCGTACTGCCCGAACCCGGCGATGGCGCGCTGGAGCGCCCATCCGCGCGTGTTCATCGACGTCACGCACGGCGAGGCGCGCTGCCCCTACTGCGGCACGCGCTACAAGCTGCGCGACGGCGAGGTGGTCCACGGCCATTGA